The DNA sequence GTGGGGTCCGTCCTCCCTCGCCGGACGCGGGTCGCTGGTTTCCGACCCCCACTGTGGTCCCTCGACGTCGTGGGAGGGATCCAAAGGGAATCCCCTTTTCCATTTATTACAAGCATAGCTTCGCTCTTGCTCTGCGAATGTAACGTAAAATGCATGCATGAGCGTTATTTATGTAATTATGGCTCACAACCTAATTACTCAATAATTATTATGCTAGCCAAATCCTTTCTTGATTGTCCGAATGTGAAATTTATAATCTCACCAATGGTGAGGGAAGACGAAGAGTAAAGACCAATATGAAATTAGCACGCcatgatttatttaatttaattttttttttgttagaaccATGCCATGATGACCCGACAAGATTTTGGAAAAGTGCTAGGGTTTCAAGGGGCATTTTGGCCAAATATCGGCTTTGGAAAGACCGAAAGCCCGATGATAGTAGGGATCGACACTTGGCTTTCAACATTTTTGGAATGATGTAGTCATCATTAATGAAAAATAGTGAGTTActtatttttccctttaaaccttattaaaaattcaatttttatccaTCTTAAAAAGTGAAACCCTTGATCTACGGCTCATCTTCCTTATTGAGAGAGGTTGGCGAGGGCATCCTAGCCGGTTGGGTCGCCGGACCCTAGGAGGCCTCGGCCGAAGGCCGCCAACCCCAGATCTAGCTCGCCCGGCCAACAAACGGTTTTGATTGTTTgcaatgaaaaagggaaaaatatatatatgcagcCAAAAGCCCTtcgcaaaaaaattttttttttttgggccatagCACTACTTaatccaaattttcatttcaaaagattttttaccaaatcccatttgtattttctcaaatcCATTTAGGctaaaaatatttacatttgCTCAAAGTCCATTTTCAAAGCCGAACCAAGCACGCATTTGCACCCGTTGGCGTGTAGTGAGCAAAAGACGAACAAATGAAGGCTTTTGAGCTTGGAGACCCTTTTAATGGGCTCGGCCCAGAAACTTTGGGATCCTTTCCTTGTCCATGCTCAACGATCTGGGCTCAGCCCAAATCAAAGGCCCTCCTTCGACCCCCCCCGGACCGCTCACCGGTGAATCGGTAAGTAAAATCCGTTACTAAACCCAAGAAAAGTCGCTATCCAGCTCCCCATCCACGATTTCAGAAAATATCAAATTCCTCACAAGATGATCGAGCTACTCCGGCGCAAGATGAAATGTGCTCTGCCGAATTGTGCTTCCGGCCGTCGGGATCGTGATCGGATGGACTTCGCCGGCGAGCAAACTAACCACGACCCATGAGGAGCAACTCCCATTAAAGTCGAATTGCCGTTGTTCAATATGAGCTCGGAAATCACTCCTAtgctcaattttccttttttggtccgAACTGGTGACCTTGCTTTATTTGCGGGATTTCACTGTTGGGTGGgtaaaatcttttaaaaatttagataaaattcgtttttggatcatttttttttcgggttAATCCGACCTTCCCCATGCATTTCTTAGGGCTTTTGATCATCAATTTAATGAGGGcccctaccataaaggtaggggtgacaTTAATGGATCTGGGCCGTCCATTTCAAAATAGACAGCCCagattcatccacatcatcttttaaaaggggagaattttttggctggaaattttaaaattttaaaagaagtgATGTGGATTAATCCGGgccatccattttttatttggacggcccaaatcgatcatgtcacccctaacattgtCAAGCAATGTTAGGGAATCCGGTTCTCCAGAATTTAGTACCCTTAAATTGATGATGGGACCAATTCGTGTTTGGATAACCATAGAATGGATAAGCACGGAGAGGATCTTGAACACCAATAAGCAAATACATTCAATAGGAAAGGCAAAAGATGGACGATATTTTAAGTGATGAGAGGTCCGCATCTTAGAAACGACAAGTCGCTTCGAGACAAAACGACAGTGTTAAATGCCCACGGGGCCCACTCCACGCCCTCCTCCATACGGTGTTTTGGATGGTCCCTAAAGTTTAAATGTACCCTTTCCTTGTCGTTGACCGAAACCAAACGACGCAAGTTGAGGGAACCCATTCAATGCCTTTCATGGGCCGAATTGGGCTTTGACCCGTGGCCCTTGACCTGGCCCATTTAGGCCCGTTTAGATGGGCTACGAGCCCATCTGCCAAACAGCGCTGTCCAATCTTGGATgacaattaattaatttttttttaattttcgaaatgtTGGATGATAATCGTACAGGGGAAATGCAAGAGTTGGCGTTAGTTGTGCCGTGTCGCGAGTGGCCGCTGTGGTTCGACCGAAGCAGGCCGACTCGATCAGTTCAAGCTAGTTCGATCTTGAGTAATGGCTCCGAGAATATTGACAAAAATTATTGCGGTGGGGCCCAAAGTCCACAGTAACGCCTCTcacttgtttctccttttttacgagaagaaaatgaaatactagttttttttttttataacaaattaAGACAAATTTGCGGTTTGTGAAGGTATACATGTACTCATATTATGCACAATCAATGTTTTAGAAtctaatattcttttttttttctaaattaagcGGATTAAATGACCCTAAATGAACAGCATAAAAAGGAGAAACGTTGACAAAAGAAGCGTTGACCTTGATTCTAAATTCTTTTTTAGATGCGTTTGGGAATCCCCCCCGATGTGCATGCACCAAAAACAACTCAACGCCTCGTTGAAGATGCCATGTAGTTACACCAAAGAGAACCGTTGACATTGATTACGGCGAgaaagtcttaaaaaaaaaataataatctaaacctattatatctATGTCGATTCGGCCATAAATCTTTGATTCAACCAATTtaatctaaactttttttatttgtgccgATACTGTCTATTCGGTCAATTTCAACCGGAACTCGCTCATATGAATGCGGCCCTTGCCCAGGCCATCATCGGCCGCGGGGGCGACCCTCGCTGGGcacaatgaaaaagagaaaataaaaaattttaaaaaattttaaaaaaataataattaaaatttattcatgTTAGGTCGTGTCACGTAAGACGACCAACGTCTACGCTAGCGATTTCATGTCGCAATTGGCTGAATGGACTACAATAACACAAAGTCCAATAAATTGGTATAATAAAacgatttatgactaaattgatactaaTATAATAGGTTTGAAGCGAAATGTCACCCGGAACATGGCGTAACCGATCAATCACAAGCCCCGTTATCAAGGCACGTCATGGAGATGCCTTAATTGCTGAAAGAAGTTAAAAGAACAACAATTATTGAGACGATCGAGCACGTTAAGGGGTGGGAGATGATCATGGAAGTCAATCTACGGCAAAACAAtatataaacaaataaataaaggaaaacaggATGAAGTGTTGAGGGACATTGTCAACGTCTCATCCTCATTCCATAATCGTGCGTACATATTTCTTAGAAATAAAGTCCaatgaataaaaatattaaaatatagaaaatacTTCCCCGACACCCTAACGATACCGTCGGTTATTTTTTATCGtaaatccacacatcatcatcgcgtattttgcataaatcgctgattaattaaaaaaatcgtgGGGTCAGAAATAATTACTGTCTTGTCAGGCTGTCGGGGTAGTAGCTCCCTTAAAGTACTAGAGACGCGTTCGCTCTGGCTCGTGCGATTCCAATCTCAATGCCCGAACTTGATTTCACCGAAACTCCAACACAAAAgttaacagaagaaaaaaaaaaattcttcggATTCAACAACTTCCAATGTAGCCCGGTCGACGTGCGATACCTAAATCAATCTTCGAGACAGGCTCCGGCGGGGTGTAACTGACCCTAGATCTAAAACAGCAAAACAAGTGGGAATCATTCCTACATGGCTCTCGATTTGACTATGCTCATTATTTCACGTGTCGTTTtaaccaagaaaagaaaggggggaaagaaaaggaataaagcAAACTTTTCATGCGATTTGGACCTTTTCATTCCATCTCCATCCTTGTAGTGAAAAAGAACCTAAAAAGTGGCAAAAGCAAAGACACATTATTGATCCAAGAGAACATAtaggatcctttttttttttttttttggtgtgtgttttggggggggggggggtggggtcaGCATATAGGActcaaaaaaaatgattaaaataaagatCACTAGAAGTGATAAACATCGACAAAAGCTCTCACAAGGTGCACCTTCACTCGAAAGAACAAATTGAACCCGCCCTTACCGGTGGCCAATCATCGCCCGAGACCGGCCACAGGCGAcaaggaagggaaaaagaaaaggaaaacaaaaaaagagaaaatttttagtaaatataaattacgaaaatatccttgatagtgcattttttttaaataatgaggTCACTTTgatcccttatttgaaataaggttcacttcgatgccttatttaaaaaaaatgatggcaattcgaacctttatttgaaatttttcctggAAAAAAGACGGGACTCCAAAAGatagattaaaataaaaaccaCCAGAAGCAACGAAGATCGACAAAAGCTCTCACCAGGTGCACCTTCACTCGAAAGAACAAATTGGGCGGTGCCTTTGTGCTATTACCAAGAACTAAAAATCAGTAATTATTTTCTAACCTCCTTTCTATTTTGTTTTAGATAAATAAAATCGAGGAGGGTGTGTGGTGTGTCCTCAAAAGCAAGCAACAGACAATTAATAAAACATTAATTTAATTCCCGTACAAAATGCTCCTCGTAATTTAATTTGCATCTGGCTTTGGCCCTCGTGATCTTCCCCGGTTCATGCACCATATCTCTTGTCCTCTTTACAAAGAACCATGAAACTCCTCGAAATCGACAGATTCATCGACTCGTTTTTTTTCCAACGAACACAGCAACAGATTTAACCATCATAATCAAACCCCCTTCTCACATGGGGAGCCCTGTACTCAATAGGCCATATTCAAATGAATCGAATCGCGGTACGGTGGCGAACAATATAGattaacatttttgtgtataAGCTAGACCCAGAGGTCGGTCTCATGCTCCGTGCATGTATGAGACTCGGGGGACAGAACATTTAGCAGCACAAGATGTCCCCTTTTAGACACGAAACCGAATCCCGACATGCGATCCGCCACGACGAATCGTACGCTATAACTCACGGGGAAATTCCCACCTTGGAAGTCTCGTTCTGGTTGCCGTCCTTGTAATTCTTGAGAAATGGGATCATGAAGCAAGGTCTGTTAAATATTATTTTGGAACAAATTCTTGCAATGAAGTCTGCCGAGTGCTGAcccgggggaggggggggggggaggatgAGGAGGGAGGGTTCCAAGAGGAAGATGCAAGGAAAGGAGGTCACATGGGAATGAATTAAAAACGCTTTTTGACCCgcctaatttttctcttttcctttccggATCGGTTGCATTCTTCCCTATAGCGGGGCCCCATCGAAAAGATAAGCCCCATCTTATCGACAAGACCCCCCAAGAGAAAGAGTCCTTTGGACAACTTGTGACCGACAAGGACAAGAATACACAAACGATGGACCGTCGAATCGCAGAGGAGCCGTCGTTGAACAGCACCCACCATTTCAAGGTGAAACGTGTTAGTCAATTCGTCAGCCACCAATCAGGTTGGTGGGTCATTTCCGCACATGGGGATCGCGGTGCAGCAGAGCAGAAAGAGAAACCAGTTCCAAATTCAAACAAGGACAAGCCAACGCGTCCAATTACAAGATAACACCCTTAGATTCCAACATgacaaaagagaaaacaaagaaggggaaagaaaagaaaatgcaccTCACTTATTTATACGACAGTCTAGTAGAATAATCACTTAACCAGACACAACATTTATATATTCAGCAGCAGGGCTAGTCATGGGTCCTTGTCTAATATCTTATTTCCCCGTCTTAAGCCCTGCCTAAACTTTCTAAATCTACACCTAAAAATTTTTAAGAGAATACATAAGCTAAGCAAAGACATTGGCCAAGAAACTTAACTTGATCCAAGCAAAGAGACCAAGGTTAAGTATAGTTCTCTCTTCGGAGAAATATACAGTTCCCAAGAACGCCCGAGACAAGCCGAGCAATCGGAATCATTGCTGGAACCATGTAGTGACATCCTGCTTCGGCAGGGCATCCATAACTCCGCCCGGTACCTCCTCCTTGAAATCAAAAGACGACAAATCGAATGGAGACCCGAACATGAGTTGTAGGTTGTCATGGCTGTGGTTGTTGGCCTCGAATGAAGAGTTCATGGCCTTGAACCGGTCGAActgaaggtcctctctagtgaacATGTGATGATTGGTCGAAGCACCGGGTTGATGGAAGAATGATCCCACGTACTCGTTTTGTTGAAGCTTTGGCTGAGGACGGCTCCGCTCTTCTATGATCGCATCGTTCCCGGGATTCATGTTCTTATTGCCTTGGATGCTGGTATCGTAGATCGACATAAGATCGGAGATCACTTTCTGCCCATCTTCAGGAACTCCTAGCCCTGACAGATCAAAGGGGGCTGATGCTGAATTGACTGCTGAAGCCAAGGGCTTGGACTGGACAAAAGCTTGAGGGAAAATGACTGGCTTGACCTCATTAACATGAAAGTTTGACCCGCCAAACTCTGAAGAATTGCTTCTGTAAGGGCAACTTAGCTGGTGATTGTCCCTCGAGGTTCTGTCACGGAACCCTAGTCGCAGTTCACTGTAAGGGCACTGCAGGAACTCACAGGTGAAAATCTTGTGATCCATCATCATGTTCAAATCATTGCAGGGCTTCCTCTTCCGCACCATATCTAAGTTGGTGACAACTTCTCCCTTCATTGGAAAAGGCGATTGCTGAACAAATGgaattctctctctcattctctccaGACCCAGATGAGATGGTGGGTTGAGATTCTCAGGCTTGCAATCTTGTACATCGAAGTTGGGCTCGTCTTCTGCCCCTTCGACATCATACTCACTACAGTCATTTATGACCAAAGACCCGCTCCCTCCTGATGAGGACAGTGGGAGGCATGAATCTGGGTAAAGCTCTCGCGCCAAAGACTCCTCTTGGTTTATTATAGCTAGCCAAGTAGCGCTTTCCTTGGCTGTCATCTTGTCTTGCAAGCACTTGGACTGCCTCACGAGCTTGCGGATCTTGGCAATATCAGGAGACATGTGCTTGATTACCGCCGTGAGAACACCTACCTTCCACGCCTTCTTAAGATCATGAGGCTTCTTGTAGGGCGGCGGTCCTTGATCCTTCGGCAGACCCAGCTGGGGCCACCAGTCCTCGTTTCCAGTGGGCCACCATGGCGGAGGAACGCCTTTCTCCAATGGGAACCGCCTCTGAGGGGGGTCACAGTGCTGCATGAGTGCTGACAGAAGCGAGCCGAGGGTTGTGTCCTGAAGCTCTTGCAGTGTGTGCGGGGTAGGCCCGATGGGGTTGCACCCATCGTTCTTCCCGGGAACGGAATGATCCGCTTGGTACTTGGATATGGCGGCTGGACCATTTCGATCAAACCTGACTTTGTCCTTCCACCATTCTCTGAGATTGTCTGATGCCCCGGTAACTGGCTTTCCCTTTTCTGGGATGATTCCATACACAAAACCCTGAGCCTTGCAGACCTCCATCATCTTCAACATGTACTTGAGAATTCCATCCTGAGCTCTcgacatcttcttcctcctcgccTGCTCTTGGGATTGCCGCTGTTTCGCGATATCGACTCCTTCCTTTCCCTTGTTCTGCTCCTTCAGCCGCTTGAGACGCATCTTGTCCCTCCACATCCTTCTCTCGAGTTCGTCCACATCGATCTCTTCATCAGAGTAATCATCCTCCACAGTGGCCTCTGGCTCAGTTTGCGGAGCGACCAGATGTCCCTCCCCAAGAGGGGCAGAGAAGAAGTCCAGATCGCCACAAATTCCCAAATCATCAAACATCATCATTGTCTGATATAGATCTAAGACGGAAAAAACCGCAAAAACCCTCACAAGCTTATAAGATCAGAATCCAAAAACAAGACCTAAACACCGACTCCAGCGCACAAGGTTGCTCGAGTTGCTGGGTTTCCGTTATACTGCAAGAGGAGGATGGAGGAGATAAACCAAGTGAGTGAGACCAGATCATCATATTCAAGTTTTGACATGATTCAATCAAGATAGAAAAATGAATCTAACATCTGCCAACCAAGATGCTTAACCCCAGGTTCTGTAAGATGTCAGGAATAGGAAGATCTATGTCCCAcgaatcgcaaaaaaaaaaaaaatgaaaaatgaaaaatctagaGCAGAACGCGTTTCTTCTTGAGAGCAAGCTGTGAAGGCCAACTCCCTAGCTTCTGCAAGCGACTCCATACGATTCGACCGAACAGATTCTTCCAAAAGTTCAACCACATCGAACCAGCTCCGAAAGCTAAATATCTCTAGAAGATTTCTAAAATATCTCCAACACAAGACAAGGGACATTCAGAAGAACTCAAAAAGAAATCGAAAGAGCGACCAATCGAATCGAAGTCACCGACTTCTGGAATTAGAATCGCGCGGAGGACTCACACGAGCGAAGTCAAAACTCATCGAAACCGAATCAACCCAACCCCTCTCCGATCACTCACCGACTCCGCGACACCGGCGAGTCGATTCAACTCAGAACCGACAACAGCTCGGAACAACGCCACTCATCAAACTGGgaagaaaacaacaacaacaacaacaacaacaacaacaacaaccgcAAAATCCGAAGACCCAAACACAGAAACGAGTCAGCTAAAACGAGACTCTAATGATCGCACCTGGAGAAATCAGAGCATCAAAAGATCTCAGCGAAGCTCCTGCGATTCCCCCGCAAGTCAATCCTTTTGCATCCTCTGCTATCttcgagagaggagagagagagagagagggagagagaaaggagagagagagagccttttTATCTTGATATTGTTGCGATGCGATCCATACTTCTTTATTTCATGACGGCTTTGTGAGTGGTGGCACCGATTCGTGAAAataggagtgagagagagagagagagagagaggagggggttAAAGAGGTGCGAAATGCGAATTGAACAACGATGGCATTGACCTTATTCCGGTTCGGGGATATATAAGAACCGGGTCAGGCCAATCCAATCTGGGACGCGGGACAGGGACAGCCGTTTCTCGGAGTGGCATTTAAGACACAGCTCCAGTGTGGGGACCGCGTCTCCTTCGCCGCCGGGTCGGGTCGTGGCCACAATGATTGTCGAGCGAGTGGGGGGCTCCGGGGTGTGGGGAGGCAGGACGGTAAATTCGTACCCCAATCGGCCAATCCCCCCACTCGGACTTGTAATAATTGAGGGGAGAGAAAGACAGGGGTAAAAATTTGGAAACATGGAAATTTCTTTCTGGGGTAACTTGTGTTCTGCCATGTGTATCCCCCGACTTTTATGGAACGTTTCAAGTTTGCCCGGGAGAGTACGAGCTGGCAATTCGTGTTAAGGTTTCGTACCGAATTTATGTCGGGTTTCATGGAGCGTTACCCGCTCTCAATTTCCACATAAGGCCGGGTTTGAATATAACTAAACATAGCATCTCAGCATATTCAGTTAATtagacttttaaaaaaaagagtcaaaatGCGCATCGTTCATGTTATTTATCCGCGCATAACGGCTAGGCGTGTCTATGTTAAGAACGCGATTGAACTTAATTCGAACACTCTTGATCACATATCGCGAGCCCACGGGGTTGGAAAGTGACCGGTCCCGATTATAATATAGGGGTATATTCCCAAAACCAAtaatatattattttgataatatttcgAGCGCGTGTGTAAATCCAAATACTATCCATTCATGGGAAAGTGACTGTGGGGGCCCTGCTCAAGTGGTCAAAGTGGGGTTTATTTAAGGACGAGGGGTAAGTTTTGCACAGTTGAGAAAAATGAatatcaaattcaaaaaaataatggcaGTGAAATCGACTGTTTGGCGAGATATTTGTCACGtgcttttttattaatagaagGTTTTATGAAAGAGGCTagtgaaaaagaataaatacgGGGTAGAAAGAACGTTTCAAATTGAAGATCTTTTTAACCATTTGTAGACATGTGGGGACCTACTCATCGTCAGGGAGACCAATTATTGTGTTGCTTGGACCGATGGAGATGGAAATGCACGGCATTGCTAAATACGCGTTGAGATATCTTCCTTTTGTTAGCTAGTTATTAGATGAAGATGGGGTTTTGACTATAAATGATCTGCGATCGGAGcgattttgaattgaatttcCCAATGTCCGCAAAGACGAGGCAAGAACATGCCCCTTTACTTTGCCATCGGAGAATTTTCGAATCAGGCCAAATGAGCAATCGGTGTTTCCAATTGCATGCGATTTGCGGATCGGGGGTCCATGAAAGGAAAAGAGGAGGCACCCAAAAGCGcgaatgaaaaattattgggAAGATCTGCGTGTATCTAACGAGAATAATCTAGTTAAGAAGGTCCGAATGGTTTTTTTAGATGAATTTCGCGAAAGCTTGATATAGAGGGAAATATTTGTTTAGATCCAGGTAGGTCCACATGGATCGGGTGCATCGCTATTTTTAATCACGAGTGTTCTACATCGACACGTGGCGATCGATGATTTTGATTCGCTTATGTTCCGTAGATCAGAGTCTATggaaaagagaggaggagagtaTGGTAGGCCCAAATGAAGAACCTTGTAAGAACCCCAAAAGAGGCTCAGATGAAGAATTATTGAAAGAATATCCGGCGGTCCGTAAAAGCATAATCATAGAATCGCACCGTTTCGTGTCCAAAATAATGCCAAGGCACCGCTACTATCCTTACAGATGGAAAATTAACCGATTCTGGAAAACGAGAAGGTTTGCATCTATATGATAGGATTAATCCATTTAAACGTTCACGCAAccattttaaaaaatccaaacgGTATTTTTGACATAAATCTCGAGAAAGCTCGACATGAGGGGACAACACGGGATCGGCATGAGTTAACATGATTATCGGGAAAACCCGAAGGCGACAACACGGATTGGCACGAAATTAACATTCCTAAGTTCGAATTAGCTAAAAATGAGATGGATTTTCAGCGACCCGCCATTGGAGCAGTAACGAAACGAGTCAACATTTAGCGTGCAACCCAGGTCCAGCTTGGTTTTTCTGATCACTCCTGGTGGTGGGTTGGGCCCCTTTCAACGAGTTTAATTGCTTGGGTCTCGCACAATTTTGCTTCTCCATTTTCAACGTTAGGCCCATTCAGCCCGGTAAATCTATTTTGGGAAAACGATGGGGAACGGCCCATAAACCTTGACTTAATATGTAATGTCGTCGTTTCCTAAACTTTAGTTCAATATACAATATTatacctaattttttatttattcaagaTGGTCCGTGAACTAGAACTCTCTTTATATCCAAACCAATGGAGACATTTGAAATATTCTAATGAAATAAATACGACGTTCTCTCGTTTTGATGATGACATctcaaaataaatgattatAAGAATAATTGTGCCTTAAAGAGTGCTTCTAGCGTGATCACACACGTAGTTTTTTGCCAAGTTCGTCATGCTACAAAGTGATATTATTTTACTAACTCAATCAATTAGTTAATTTGAAGTTCCAAATTTATTCCATCGATGGTGGAATTCGCCGGACTCCATCCGGCGATGGATGGCGCAATAACCTCTATTTCATTTTAGACAAGCCTTTCAATCTATATCGTGTCACACCACGCCACCAACACCAAAGTATGCTCTTTTTAATTTTGGGATCAATGATTACCTAACTCGTTTTTCCGAAATTAAAATGGTTAGTATGTCTAAACATGGTCAATGCAATTGGGAAACAAGTATTATGCGGTATTCATCAAGCGGCATGTGAAATGACGGATCTCGGCCGTTATAACACGGAACGTAAACGGTTTCATATGACTTTTAACTGATTTAACGGTTTCATGTGACCATAACAGATTTAACGGTTTCCTAGTACACCCGATGGTCGATGCATTAGACGAGAAGAATAACCCGAGACAAGGAACCACCAACTCAATCCCTCGTCAATTCTTGTCCTCGTTCGTCGTTCGAAGCCATCCTCATCTTCGCCGTCGAGCCGCATGCGATCGCCTCCACCGGTATCCCACGGACCCGGTCCACGCCCTCGGCGAACACCACGCCCATCCCCATGTGGAGGTGCGCCTCCACGTGGCAGTGGAACGCCCATGCCCCGGGGTTGTCCGCCACGAACCTTATGGCCGTCCACCCGTACGGGTACACCACGGCCGTGTTCTTCAACGGCGGATCCTCCAGGTTGAAATGCCTCTCTGCCTCCGCTGCCACAAACCGCCCCTCGCCGTACCCCAAA is a window from the Rhodamnia argentea isolate NSW1041297 chromosome 8, ASM2092103v1, whole genome shotgun sequence genome containing:
- the LOC115735536 gene encoding protein ETHYLENE INSENSITIVE 3 — its product is MMMFDDLGICGDLDFFSAPLGEGHLVAPQTEPEATVEDDYSDEEIDVDELERRMWRDKMRLKRLKEQNKGKEGVDIAKQRQSQEQARRKKMSRAQDGILKYMLKMMEVCKAQGFVYGIIPEKGKPVTGASDNLREWWKDKVRFDRNGPAAISKYQADHSVPGKNDGCNPIGPTPHTLQELQDTTLGSLLSALMQHCDPPQRRFPLEKGVPPPWWPTGNEDWWPQLGLPKDQGPPPYKKPHDLKKAWKVGVLTAVIKHMSPDIAKIRKLVRQSKCLQDKMTAKESATWLAIINQEESLARELYPDSCLPLSSSGGSGSLVINDCSEYDVEGAEDEPNFDVQDCKPENLNPPSHLGLERMRERIPFVQQSPFPMKGEVVTNLDMVRKRKPCNDLNMMMDHKIFTCEFLQCPYSELRLGFRDRTSRDNHQLSCPYRSNSSEFGGSNFHVNEVKPVIFPQAFVQSKPLASAVNSASAPFDLSGLGVPEDGQKVISDLMSIYDTSIQGNKNMNPGNDAIIEERSRPQPKLQQNEYVGSFFHQPGASTNHHMFTREDLQFDRFKAMNSSFEANNHSHDNLQLMFGSPFDLSSFDFKEEVPGGVMDALPKQDVTTWFQQ